The Engraulis encrasicolus isolate BLACKSEA-1 chromosome 4, IST_EnEncr_1.0, whole genome shotgun sequence genome includes a window with the following:
- the LOC134447754 gene encoding beta-hexosaminidase subunit beta-like — translation MMIIDYFRLIVQPYLPVCCLQHKPDYVVQVWKAECYLCKLRKVTKAGLRAILSAPWYLDLPGPTHDWARHYNVRPLAFMGQSLKESAVE, via the coding sequence ATGATGAttatcgattattttcgattaattgtgcagccctacctgcCTGTGTGTTGCTTGCAGCACAAGCCGGACTATGTGGTGCAGGTGTGGAAGGCGGAGTGCTACCTGTGTAAGTTGCGTAAGGTGACCAAGGCAGGCCTGAGGGCCATCCTCTCGGCCCCCTGGTACCTGGACCTGCCGGGACCCACCCACGACTGGGCACGACACTACAACGTCCGGCCCCTTGCCTTCATGGGTCAGAGTCTTAAAGAGAGTGCCGTTGAGTGA
- the hexa gene encoding beta-hexosaminidase subunit alpha isoform X2: MVWGALRGLESLSQLVYQDDYGVHYINKTEIEDFPRFPFRGLLLDTSRHYLPLYAIMETLDAMSYTKLNVFHWHIVDDPSFPYQSKLFPDLSNKGAFHPMTHVYTQSDVRRVIEHSRLRGIRVVPEFDSPGHTQSWGRGQPDLLTPCYRGDVPSGTYGPVNPILRSSYVFMAKLLKEVASVFPDSYLHLGGDEVDFTCWKSNPDVRSFMKTMGFGTDFSKLESLYVEYMVNISASLNRTSIVWQDVFDYHEKIPKDTVLEIWKGLPPAYAQEMSRMTQAGYRVLLSAPWYINHIRYGQDWRDSYTVKPLNFSGTETQKRLVIGGEVCMWGEYVDATNLSPRLWPRACAAAERLWSDENQTSSTDEAFPRITNFRCRLLRRGIRAEPLDVGHCQREFQGF, encoded by the exons ATGGTGTGGGGAGCATTGAGAG GTTTGGAGTCCCTCAGTCAGTTAGTCTACCAAGACGATTATGGAGTT CATTACATCAACAAAACTGAGATTGAGGACTTTCCCAGATTTCCATTTCGTGGACTGCTATTGGATACCTCTCGACACTACCTACCGCTATACGCCATTATGGAGACTCTG GATGCCATGTCATACACCAAGCTGAATGTGTTCCACTGGCACATCGTGGATGACCCTTCCTTCCCGTATCAGAGCAAGCTCTTTCCTGACCTCAGTAACAAG GGTGCCTTCCACCCCATGACGCATGTGTACACCCAGTCGGACGTGAGGAGGGTGATCGAGCACTCCAGGCTACGAGGAATCCGCGTGGTGCCCGAGTTTGACTCCCCGGGTCACACCCAGTCATGGGGAAGAG GACAGCCTGACCTCTTGACCCCTTGTTACCGCGGTGATGTGCCTTCTGGAACCTATGGGCCAGTGAACCCTATCCTGCGCTCCAGCTACGTCTTCATGGCCAAGCTCCTCAAGGAGGTGGCGTCTGTCTTCCCCGACTCCTACCTGCATCTGGGAGGGGATGAGGTCGATTTCACCTGCTG GAAATCCAACCCAGATGTTCGCTCCTTCATGAAGACGATGGGTTTTGGAACAGACTTTAGCAAGCTAGAGTCCCTTTACGTGGAGTA CATGGTGAACATCAGCGCATCTCTCAACAGGACGTCTATTGTGTGGCAGGACGTGTTTGACTACCATGAGAAG ATCCCCAAGGACACGGTTCTGGAGATCTGGAAGGGGCTCCCCCCGGCCTATGCCCAGGAGATGAGTCGCATGACCCAGGCCGGCTACCGCGTCCTGCTGTCCGCCCCCTGGTACATCAACCACATACGCTACGGCCAGGACTGGCGAGACTCCTACACCGTCAAGCCCCTGAACTTCTCTG GCACTGAGACGCAGAAGAGACTGGTGATCGGTGGCGAGGTGTGCATGTGGGGAGAGTATGTGGATGCCACCAACCTCAGCCCCAGACTCTG gCCCCGGGCGTGCGCTGCTGCAGAAAGGTTGTGGAGTGATGAGAATCAGACATCCAGCACAGATGAAGCGTTTCCTCGCATCACCAACTTCCGCTGTCGCCTCCTCAG gCGTGGGATTCGTGCAGAGCCACTGGATGTGGGCCATTGTCAGAGGGAGTTTCAGGGCTTCTGA
- the hexa gene encoding beta-hexosaminidase subunit alpha isoform X1 produces the protein MCRFCFHRPTVPMLSKPHIWLFFVVAVKAVSVNGVWPMPQKMSSFVERYPISPQAFTFQYTPGSVAQSGCSVLDSAFKRYFKLIFPDELRQPGVHFGPLAKPFTVQVGVSEGNCDGYPSESSKESYRLSVSSGVATVRAEMVWGALRGLESLSQLVYQDDYGVHYINKTEIEDFPRFPFRGLLLDTSRHYLPLYAIMETLDAMSYTKLNVFHWHIVDDPSFPYQSKLFPDLSNKGAFHPMTHVYTQSDVRRVIEHSRLRGIRVVPEFDSPGHTQSWGRGQPDLLTPCYRGDVPSGTYGPVNPILRSSYVFMAKLLKEVASVFPDSYLHLGGDEVDFTCWKSNPDVRSFMKTMGFGTDFSKLESLYVEYMVNISASLNRTSIVWQDVFDYHEKIPKDTVLEIWKGLPPAYAQEMSRMTQAGYRVLLSAPWYINHIRYGQDWRDSYTVKPLNFSGTETQKRLVIGGEVCMWGEYVDATNLSPRLWPRACAAAERLWSDENQTSSTDEAFPRITNFRCRLLRRGIRAEPLDVGHCQREFQGF, from the exons ATGTGTCGTTTCTGTTTTCACAGACCGACAGTGCCTATGCTTAGTAAGCCGCACATTtggttattttttgttgtagctgtTAAAGCGGTGTCCGTCAACGGGGTATGGCCAATGCCTCAGAAGATGAGCAGTTTCGTTGAGCGCTACCCTATCTCACCTCAGGCTTTCACTTTCCAGTACACACCTGGCTCGGTCGCTCAGTCTGGCTGCTCAGTTCTAGACTCAGCCTTCAAGAGGTACTTCAAGCTAATCTTCCCAGATGAGCTCAGACAACCAG GTGTGCATTTTGGGCCCTTGGCAAAGCCATTTACAGTCCAAGTGGGAGTTTCTGAGGGCAACTGTGATGGCTACCCCAGCGAGAGCTCGAAGGAAAGCT ACAGGCTGAGTGTGTCATCTGGGGTGGCGACTGTGCGCGCAGAGATGGTGTGGGGAGCATTGAGAG GTTTGGAGTCCCTCAGTCAGTTAGTCTACCAAGACGATTATGGAGTT CATTACATCAACAAAACTGAGATTGAGGACTTTCCCAGATTTCCATTTCGTGGACTGCTATTGGATACCTCTCGACACTACCTACCGCTATACGCCATTATGGAGACTCTG GATGCCATGTCATACACCAAGCTGAATGTGTTCCACTGGCACATCGTGGATGACCCTTCCTTCCCGTATCAGAGCAAGCTCTTTCCTGACCTCAGTAACAAG GGTGCCTTCCACCCCATGACGCATGTGTACACCCAGTCGGACGTGAGGAGGGTGATCGAGCACTCCAGGCTACGAGGAATCCGCGTGGTGCCCGAGTTTGACTCCCCGGGTCACACCCAGTCATGGGGAAGAG GACAGCCTGACCTCTTGACCCCTTGTTACCGCGGTGATGTGCCTTCTGGAACCTATGGGCCAGTGAACCCTATCCTGCGCTCCAGCTACGTCTTCATGGCCAAGCTCCTCAAGGAGGTGGCGTCTGTCTTCCCCGACTCCTACCTGCATCTGGGAGGGGATGAGGTCGATTTCACCTGCTG GAAATCCAACCCAGATGTTCGCTCCTTCATGAAGACGATGGGTTTTGGAACAGACTTTAGCAAGCTAGAGTCCCTTTACGTGGAGTA CATGGTGAACATCAGCGCATCTCTCAACAGGACGTCTATTGTGTGGCAGGACGTGTTTGACTACCATGAGAAG ATCCCCAAGGACACGGTTCTGGAGATCTGGAAGGGGCTCCCCCCGGCCTATGCCCAGGAGATGAGTCGCATGACCCAGGCCGGCTACCGCGTCCTGCTGTCCGCCCCCTGGTACATCAACCACATACGCTACGGCCAGGACTGGCGAGACTCCTACACCGTCAAGCCCCTGAACTTCTCTG GCACTGAGACGCAGAAGAGACTGGTGATCGGTGGCGAGGTGTGCATGTGGGGAGAGTATGTGGATGCCACCAACCTCAGCCCCAGACTCTG gCCCCGGGCGTGCGCTGCTGCAGAAAGGTTGTGGAGTGATGAGAATCAGACATCCAGCACAGATGAAGCGTTTCCTCGCATCACCAACTTCCGCTGTCGCCTCCTCAG gCGTGGGATTCGTGCAGAGCCACTGGATGTGGGCCATTGTCAGAGGGAGTTTCAGGGCTTCTGA